The Manihot esculenta cultivar AM560-2 chromosome 11, M.esculenta_v8, whole genome shotgun sequence genome includes a region encoding these proteins:
- the LOC110627152 gene encoding protein STRICTOSIDINE SYNTHASE-LIKE 13, with protein sequence MEKKSFLRREGLFLQHPLFFFLALVLGFVVMDPFKLGPIGRHDFRPVKHHIAPYRQVMDSWPRDQEGRLGNGKLEFEDEVFGPESLEFDSFGRGPYTGLADGRIVRWMGEAVGWETFAVVTTNWSEKHCGRGVDSTTSKQWKHEKQCGRPLGLRFDKKTGNLYIADAYYGLLVVGPEGGVAVPLATHAAGDPILFSNDLDIHDNGSIFFTDTSKRYDRANHFFILLEGEATGRLLRYDPPTKTTHVILDGLAFPNGVQLSKDQRFLLFTETTSCRLMKLWLEGPKAGRVELVANLPGFPDNVRINDKGQFWVAIDCCRTQAEEILTNNPWMRNIYFRIPMPMKLLARVMGMRMYTVISLFSENGEILEVLEDPRGAVMKLVSEVREVDGKLWIGTVAHNHIATLPYPYN encoded by the exons ATGGAAAAGAAAAGCTTCTTACGTAGAGAGGGCCTCTTCTTGCAGCATCCACTCTTCTTTTTCCTTGCTCTTGTCCTAGGTTTTGTTGTAATGGATCCCTTTAAATTAGGTCCTATCGGTCGCCATGACTTCAGGCCTGTGAAGCATCACATTGCACCTTACAG GCAAGTCATGGATAGCTGGCCGAGAGACCAGGAAGGCCGGCTGGGCAATGGAAAATTGGAGTTTGAGGATGAAGTTTTTGGGCCTGAATCTTTGGAGTTTGATAGCTTTGGTCGTGGTCCTTACACTGGGCTTGCTGATGGACGTATTGTTAGATGGATGGGAGAGGCAGTTGGATGGGAAACATTTGCTGTTGTTACCACAAACTG GTCAGAGAAGCATTGTGGTAGAGGTGTTGATTCAACAACTTCAAAGCAATGGAAGCATGAGAAACAGTGTGGTCGTCCACTGGGCCTAAGATTTGACAAAAAGACTGGAAATTTATACATTGCAGATGCATATTATGGCCTTCTGGTTGTTGGACCAGAAGGAGGAGTTGCTGTTCCTTTGGCAACTCATGCAGCAGGAGACCCAATACTCTTTTCTAATGATCTTGACATTCATGACAACGGCTCCATCTTCTTTACTGACACTAGCAAGAGATATGACAGAGC GAACCATTTCTTCATTTTGCTGGAAGGAGAAGCCACTGGTAGACTTCTTAGATATGATCCTCCTACAAAAACAACTCATGTAATATTAGATGGCTTGGCATTTCCAAATGGAGTGCAGCTATCTAAGGACCAGAGATTTCTTCTATTCACAGAGACTACCAGTTGCAG GTTGATGAAATTGTGGCTAGAGGGTCCAAAAGCTGGAAGAGTGGAACTTGTTGCTAACCTGCCAGGTTTTCCTGACAATGTAAGAATAAATGATAAAGGACAATTCTGGGTAGCAATAGATTGTTGCAGGACACAAGCAGAAGAGATCCTCACAAACAATCCATGGATGAGGAACATCTATTTTCGGATACCGATGCCAATGAAGTTATTAGCAAGAGTAATGGGGATGAGGATGTACACAGTTATATCATTGTTCAGTGAGAATGGAGAAATCCTAGAAGTCCTTGAGGATCCAAGAGGTGCAGTGATGAAGCTAGTGAGTGAAGTTAGAGAGGTAGATGGGAAGCTCTGGATTGGAACTGTGGCTCATAACCATATTGCAACTCTCCCCTATCCTTATAATTAG
- the LOC110626577 gene encoding electron transfer flavoprotein-ubiquinone oxidoreductase, mitochondrial, protein MHRFIFLRSKFVSSKSSVSSISLCNHLSNSTNSPDYNSRSSPSKSPAKYYGSTLQRQNLNGSPYFRCFTQNLTFLTSKIGCNWFLSSGYSPNCVSSDGNRSFIRSFSVEPERESIEYDVVIVGAGPAGLSAAIRLKQLCREKGADLSVCVVEKGAEVGAHIISGNVFEPRALDELLPQWKQEQAPISVPVSSDKFWFLTKDRAYSLPSPSDNKGNYVISLSQLVRWMGMKAEEFGVEIYPGFAASEILYGANNSVIGIGTNDMGIAKDCSKKENFQHGVELKGRVTLLAEGCRGSLSEKIIKKYQLREKVNAQHQTYALGIKEVWEIDESKHNPGAVLHTLGWPLDKKTYGGSFLYHMKDRQVSIGLVVALNYRNPYLSPYDEFQKLKHHPAVKPLLEGGTVIQYGARTLNEGGIQSIPYPVFPGGAIIGCSAGFINVPKIKGTHTAMKSGMLAAEAAFGALHEGSSLELYWETLRNSWIWEELYKARNYRPAFEHGLIPGMALSALEHYILKGKSPFTLKHGKPDHEATDIAQLHSPIEYPKPDGVFSFDVPTSLHRSNTNHEHDQPAHLRLRDPNIPELVNLPEYAGPESRYCPARVYEYLPNEESQLKLQINAQNCLHCKACDIKDPKQNIEWTVPEGGGGPGYSVM, encoded by the exons ATGCATAGATTCATCTTTCTCCGCTCCAAATTTGTTTCATCGAAGTCTTCTGTCTCCTCCATCTCCCTTTGTAATCATCTATCCAATTCAACGAACTCGCCAGATTATAATTCTCGGTCTAGTCCATCTAAATCTCCTGCAAAATACTATGGTTCCACACTTCAAAGACAAAATCTAAATGGGTCTCCCTACTTTCGCTGTTTTActcaaaatttaacttttttaaccTCTAAAATTGGTTGTAACTGGTTTCTCTCTTCTGGGTACTCGCCAAACTGTGTCAGTTCTGATGGAAATCGAAGTTTTATTAGGAGTTTTAGCGTTGAACCGGAGCGAGAGTCTATAGAGTACGATGTTGTGATTGTAGGAGCGGGCCCGGCGGGGTTATCGGCTGCAATAAGATTGAAGCAATTGTGCCGCGAAAAGGGTGCGGATTTATCAGTATGTGTCGTCGAGAAAGGCGCTGAAGTGG GCGCCCACATCATATCTGGCAATGTGTTTGAACCCCGGGCACTAGATGAGCTTCTCCCTCAGTGGAAACAGGAACAG GCACCAATCAGTGTGCCTGTTTCTTCAGACAAGTTTTGGTTTCTTACAAAGGATCGTGCCTATTCACTTCCTAGTCCATCTGATAACAAAGGGAACTATGTTATAAG TTTGAGTCAATTAGTGCGATGGATGGGGATGAAAGCAGAAGAATTTGGAGTGGAGATATATCCAGGTTTTGCTGCGAGTGAG ATATTATATGGTGCAAACAACAGTGTCATTGGCATTGGAACTAATGATATGGGAATTGCCAAAGATTGTTCCAAGAAGGAGAATTTTCAGCATGGTGTCGAATTAAAAG GTCGGGTAACGCTTTTAGCTGAAGGTTGTCGAGGATCACTGTCAGAG aagattattaaaaaatatcaattgagAGAGAAGGTGAATGCTCAACATCAGACTTATGCTTTGGGAATCAAGGAG GTTTGGGAAATTGATGAGAGCAAGCATAATCCTGGTGCAGTTCTTCACACATTAGGTTGGCCCTTGGATAAGAAAACATATGGAGGATCATTTCTGTACCACATGAAAGACAGGCAG GTTTCAATTGGCCTAGTGGTTGCTTTAAATTATCGGAATCCTTATTTAAGCCCATATGATGAATTCCAG AAACTGAAACATCATCCTGCCGTAAAACCACTTCTGGAAGGTGGAACTGTCATTCAATATGGCGCTCGCACTTTAAATGAAGGTGGCATTCAG TCTATTCCATATCCAGTTTTCCCTGGAGGAGCAATTATTGGATGCTCAGCTGGCTTCATAAATGTACCAAAAATAAAGGGAACACACACAGCAATGAAATCTG GAATGCTAGCAGCAGAAGCTGCGTTTGGTGCTCTTCATGAAGGCTCAAGTTTGGAATTGTACTGGGAAACTTTAAGGAATTCTTGGATATGGGAAGAACTCTACAAAGCTAGGAACTACCGACCT GCATTTGAGCATGGACTTATTCCTGGAATGGCTTTAAGTGCATTAGAACA CTACATACTGAAGGGAAAGTCCCCCTTCACactgaaacatggaaaacctgaTCATGAAGCAACAGAT ATTGCACAGTTACACTCTCCAATTGAATATCCAAAACCAGATGGGGTTTTTTCTTTTGATGTACCAACATCATTGCACAG GAGCAACACAAATCATGAACATGATCAACCAGCTCATCTTCGTTTGAGGGACCCCAATATTCCCGAGCTAGTGAATTTGCCAGAGTATGCTGGACCAGAGTCGCGATATTGTCCTGCTCGTGTATATGA GTATCTGCCGAATGAAGAGAGTCAACTGAAATTACAAATCAATGCTCAGAATTGCCTACACTGCAAG GCATGTGATATCAAGGATCCTAAGCAAAATATTGAGTGGACAGTACCTGAAGGAGGAGGTGGCCCTGGCTATTCAGTCATGTAG
- the LOC110626818 gene encoding probable transcription factor PosF21: MDKDKATGHGGGLPPPSGRFSSFSLPGSSFNVKPEPQSSAFPPMAPVGSSDPSHFGHGSDSSRFSHDISRMPDNPPKNLGHRRAHSEILTLPDDISFDSDLGVVGGADAPSLSDENEEDLLSIYLDMDKFNSSSATSTFQLGESSTPASGSAVPADFGAGPSERPRVRHQHSQSMDGSTTIKPEMLVSGAEEVSPADSKKSISAAKLAELALVDPKRAKRIWANRQSAARSKERKMRYIAELERKVQTLQTEATSLSAQLTLLQRDTNGLTSENSELKLRLQTMEQQVHLQDALNDALKEEIQHLKVLTGQAMPNGGAMMNFASFGGGQQFYPNNHAMHTLLTTQQFQQLQIHSQKQQHQFQQHQLHQLQQQQQQQQEQQPVGDLKMRGTMRSPNQKENASDINPPATNE, encoded by the exons ATGGATAAGGATAAAGCAACTGGTCATGGTGGTGGTTTACCACCTCCATCAGGTCGTTTCTCTAGTTTTTCACTACCTGGGAGttcttttaatgtgaaacctgagCCACAATcgtctgcatttcctcccatggCTCCAGTTGGTAGTTCAGACCCTAGTCATTTTGGTCATGGATCAGATTCTAGCCGCTTCAGCCATGATATTAGTCGTATGCCTGATAACCCACCTAAGAATTTGGGCCACCGGCGAGCTCATTCAGAGATTCTCACTCTCCCTGATGATATTAGCTTTGATAGTGATCTTGGTGTAGTAGGTGGTGCGGATGCGCCCTCTTTATCTGATGAGAATGAGGAAGATTTGTTATCAATTTACCTTGATATGGATAAGTTCAATTCATCCTCTGCTACATCTACTTTTCAATTGGGGGAGTCATCAACTCCAGCATCAGGATCTGCAGTACCAGCAGACTTTGGTGCTGGTCCTAGTGAAAGGCCTAGAGTTAGGCACCAACACAGCCAGTCAATGGATGGTTCGACAACTATCAAGCCGGAGATGCTCGTATCAGGTGCGGAGGAGGTGTCTCCAGCTGATTCTAAGAAATCAATATCCGCTGCAAAGCTTGCTGAACTTGCTCTTGTTGATCCCAAACGTGCAAAAAG GATCTGGGCAAATAGACAATCAGCTGCAAGGTCAAAGGAAAGGAAAATGCGATATATAGCTGAACTTGAACGGAAAGTGCAAACACTGCAAACAGAAGCAACATCATTGTCTGCTCAATTGACTTTATTACAG AGGGATACAAATGGTCTGACTTCTGAAAATAGTGAACTCAAACTGCGGTTGCAGACAATGGAGCAGCAGGTCCACTTACAAGATG CATTAAATGATGCATTGAAAGAAGAAATTCAGCATCTGAAGGTATTGACTGGTCAAGCTATGCCCAATGGTGGAGCCATGATGAATTTTGCATCTTTTGGAGGGGGCCAGCAGTTCTACCCTAACAATCATGCGATGCATACTCTTTTGACCACACAGCAGTTTCAACAGCTTCAAATTCATTCACAGAAACAGCAGCATCAATTCCAGCAGCATCAACTGCATCAGCTTCAGCAGCAGCAACAACAACAGCAAGAACAGCAGCCAGTTGGAGATTTGAAAATGAGGGGAACAATGCGTTCTCCGAACCAGAAAGAGAATGCATCAGATATTAATCCACCTGCAACAAACGAATGA
- the LOC110626106 gene encoding uncharacterized protein LOC110626106, protein MLLKVLERLSFIQPWMLLEMFPFISKIAWSDLELRATILLSLLSQVVLILLGNRRKYIAQKWIKILLWLAYMSADWAATVSLSVISRSYSDSTIDISSLIMAFWAPFLLLHLGGPDTITALSMEDNELWLRHSLGLVVQLYLACQVIHRSWIGTPLNVLAILVLFVGGFKYGERTWILWSVSSEQFRDSMLRDPDPGPNYAKFMDEYSSKQAEGYEVSVEPLIEAPADLEFVPNAPKNNLIPNATILNTAHHFYVNFKPLFADLILSFQDRKNSQSFFQGRNWEEAFDLIGYELGFMFDTLYTKAIVIYTYKGFFLRFFYLSFTSFVFVAFLVVDKQCNSPVDLSITYLLLVGAVVLELYATITLLFSDWTMLWLSRHKNSLADLTYQGISWLQSWLQRFHLAPASEKWSNSLAGYNLTSYCLTKRPAKCNKVYKFCIEMLQSNQYSNLPIIQYDLKMFIFDHLRRKSKQASDFIQSHKQASDIMEYCKRLCNQKGDNVLRERRFFYEIGWSVEVEFDQSILLWHIATDLCYYFDVDKKPVIVERPECKVSKALADYMLHLLVNCPFMLPSGIGKIRFQDTCAEAIEFFQERKFFLNGDIDEKTKLRVKACTALLKVNTKIKPSEVKGDRSKSVLFDACRLAESLQSLKVEETWPNEKWEMISHVWVEMLAYAANQCRFNYHAKQLREGGELLTHVWLLMTHLGISEKFQIAESHERVKLVVT, encoded by the exons ATGCTTCTCAAAG TTCTTGAAAGACTGAGTTTTATCCAGCCATGGATGTTGCTAGAGATGTTTCCCTTTATCAGCAAGATAGCTTGGAGTGACTTGGAGTTACGTGCAACGATTCTCCTCAGCCTCCTCAGTCAAGTAGTCCTAATTCTGTTGGGCAACAGAAGAAAATACATAGCTCAAAAATGGATCAAAATCTTGCTTTGGCTTGCTTACATGTCTGCAGACTGGGCTGCTACTGTTTCTCTTAGTGTCATTTCCAGAAGCTACTCAGATTCTACAATAGACATAAGCTCTTTGATAATGGCATTCTGGGCACCCTTTCTTCTCCTGCATCTTGGTGGTCCAGACACAATCACTGCATTGTCTATGGAAGACAATGAACTGTGGCTAAGACACTCACTTGGTTTAGTTGTCCAGCTCTACTTAGCTTGCCAAGTAATTCACAGATCCTGGATAGGCACCCCTCTTAATGTTCTAGCAATCTTGGTTCTCTTTGTAGGAGGATTCAAGTATGGAGAGAGGACTTGGATTTTGTGGTCTGTAAGCAGTGAACAGTTCAGGGACTCCATGCTTCGTGATCCGGATCCCGGTCCTAACTATGCTAAATTCATGGATGAGTACAGCTCAAAACAGGCAGAGGGTTATGAAGTTTCTGTGGAACCACTAATTGAAGCTCCTGCAGATTTGGAGTTTGTTCCAAATGCACCAAAGAATAATCTCATTCCAAATGCAACTATTCTGAATACTGCCCATCATTTCTATGTCAATTTCAAGCCTTTGTTTGCAGATCTCATTCTTAGTTTCCAAGATCGAAAAAATAGTCAATCCTTCTTCCAAGGTCGGAACTGGGAAGAAGCTTTCGATCTGATTGGATATGAGCTCGGGTTTATGTTTGATACTCTCTATACCAAGGCAATTGTGATTTATACTTACAAAGGCTTCTTTCTTCGTTTCTTCTACTTATCCTTCACCAGTTTCGTGTTTGTAGCATTCTTGGTTGTTGATAAGCAATGTAATTCACCTGTTGACTTGAGCATTACTTACTTGTTATTGGTTGGAGCTGTAGTCTTAGAATTGTATGCAACAATCACTCTGCTTTTCTCAGATTGGACAATGCTTTGGTTGAGCAGACATAAGAATTCACTCGCTGATCTGACTTACCAAGGCATCTCTTGGTTACAGTCATGGCTTCAACGATTTCATTTGGCGCCTGCGAGTGAGAAATGGTCTAATTCCTTGGCAGGATACAATTTAACAAGTTATTGCCTGACTAAAAGGCCGGCTAAATGCAATAAAGTGTACAAGTTCTGCATTGAGATGTTGCAGAGCAATCAATATTCGAATTTGCCGATCATACAATATGATCTGAAGATGTTTATATTCGACCATCTACGGAGGAAATCAAAGCAAGCATCAGATTTCATCCAGAGTCATAAGCAGGCATCAGATATCATGGAATATTGTAAGAGATTATGTAATCAAAAGGGAGATAATGTACTTAGAGAAAGgagatttttttatgaaattggcTGGAGTGTGGAGGTGGAATTTGATCAGAGCATTCTTCTATGGCATATTGCCACAGATCTCTGTTACTATTTTGATGTAGACAAGAAGCCAGTTATAGTTGAAAGGCCTGAATGTAAAGTAAGCAAAGCATTAGCAGACTATATGCTGCATCTTCTAGTCAATTGCCCTTTCATGCTGCCAAGTGGAATTGGCAAGATCAGATTTCAAGACACCTGCGCTGAGGCCATTGAATTttttcaagaaagaaaattctTTTTGAATGGTGATATAGATGAGAAAACAAAACTTAGAGTGAAGGCCTGCACTGCATTACTCAAAGTTAACACTAAGATCAAACCATCTGAAGTAAAAGGCGACAGAAGCAAGTCGGTGTTATTCGATGCGTGCAGGCTTGCTGAGTCTTTGCAGTCTTTGAAGGTGGAGGAAACATGGCCAAATGAAAAGTGGGAGATGATAAGTCATGTGTGGGTAGAGATGCTTGCTTATGCTGCAAATCAATGTAGATTTAATTACCATGCTAAACAGCTTAGAGAAGGTGGAGAGCTGCTTACCCATGTCTGGCTTCTGATGACCCATCTGGGTATCAGTGAAAAATTTCAGATTGCAGAAAGCCATGAAAGGGTTAAGCTGGTTGTGACTTAA